The Rhodococcus sp. B50 DNA window TCACCGACGGGGGTTCCCGTTCCCGCCGCACGGGCTCGGCGCAGCATCCCCATCGCCTCGTGCGGACGCACGGCGAAGAAATAGGTCAGGCCCGCCTGGAAACAGAATGCGGCGTCGGAAACGGCCGGCGCGCCGGGCGTCTCGACGGAGGAGGACATCGATTTCGACGCGAGTTCGTCGCAGATCGACGCGGCCTCGGTGAACCGTCCCTCCTTGCGCAGGGTGACGATCTGCCCGAGCATCCGATCGCCGTCCGATTCGTGATCGTCCGTTTCGTGTCCCCGTACCACCAGGTAGGTCCTGTTCGACTCTCCGGACGGATCGGCCACGGCACGCCGCAACAGTGACCGGCGGACAGCGCCCGGGTACACCCGGGCCGAGCCGCCTGACCCTGCCACGGGTTCGACCAGACCGAGGGATTCGAGTGTGGCGACGAACGTCGGGGCGTCCACCACCGACTCTGCGACGGAGGCGCAGGTCAGCGACTCGGTCATCGCCGACATCAGAACCGATCGGAGCAGCTGCGCGAGGAGCGGCTCGTCCTTGATCGTTCGAGCCGTCACCGAGTCGGTCGCCGCGTCCACGAGCCGGTCGAGGTGCTTCTGCTCCATCGCGCCGTGGGCCGGAGCAGAAGACAGGACTGCGGGGAGGACCCCGATCACGGCCGGTAGTCCTTCGGTGCGGTGAACGATCCGCTCCACGAGCCACGGGTCCTGCGGAACGCCGGCCTCACGCAGGTAGGCAGCCGTTTCGTCGACGGTGAAGGCGAGGTCGTCGGAGGTGAGGATCCGTCTGTCGGATCGTATGCCCGCCACAGCCGAACCTGTGGTGCGGGTCGAGGCGACGATGCGGAGCCCGGGGTTGTCGGCGAGCAACGTTTCGATGCCCTCGACGACATCGTCGTCGAGTCGGACACCGTCGAGGACGAGGGTGAAGGGTGCGTGCACGGCCGAAACGATCGCGCGCAGGGCGTCGAATGCCCGGCTCGCGCGCCTCGGCGGTTCGAGGCCGGTGCAGCGGCGTACGGAATCGCACGACCGGCCCCAATATCGTTCGGCGGCGGAATCCGCTGCGGGCGGACCGACATATACGATGACGCCACCGGGTAGGGGATCGGTCATGAGCCAGGTCCGCAGAAGTGTCGTCTTCCCCGAGAATCGGTGACCACGAACGATCACCAGCGGTGGGGCGTCGGACAATTCCGAGAACAGGCGATCGCGCCAGTAAGGAAAAATCTCGACACCTCCACGTCGGCTTCCCCCTGCGCAACGGTTCCGTATTCGTTTTCCGAATTCGAGATCGTCCGAATAGTGAACAAGGTTACGTTCTCGAGCCGAACGACCAGGGATTCACCCCGAAATTTCACCCTCCGGTGGGATAGTCCCCATTCGGGGACGGGGCGAAGGATAGAGGGAGAATTATCGACGGCTCACGAGTGCGACGGCGACTGCCGTCACCACGGCGCCGATTCCCACCTTCGAAGCGAGTCGAGCGGTCCGGCCGATATCGCCGGGGGACGGCGCGGTTCCGTCGCCGAGCGTGCCGCGGTCCTCGACCACCCCGTGATAGATGTTCGTGCCGCCGAGCCTGATGCCGAGAGCGCCTGCGAACGACGCCTCGACCGGGCCGGCGTTCGGACTCGGATGCTTGTGCGCGTCCCGCCGCCACGCACCGATCGCACCCCGAGCATTGTCACCCAGCACCACGGCCAGCAGAGCCGTCAGCCGCGCCGGGGCAAGGTTGAGCAGGTCGTCGAACCGCGCCGACGCCCACCCGAATCGTTCGAGTCGCGGCGTGCGGTGGCCGACGCGCGCGTCGAGGGTGTTCGCGGCCCGGTAGCCGAGCAGACCGGCGGGACCGAGGAGCGCACCCCACCACAGCGGCGCAACGACGGCGTCGGAGGTGTTCTCGGCCACCGACTCGATCGTGGCGCGGGCGATCCCGTTCTCGTCGAGCTGTGACGGGTCGCGGCCCACCAGGTGGGTTACCTGCCGCCGCGCCGCGACGAGATCACCCTCGCGGAGCTGGGCATCGATCGTCCGGGCTTCGTGCCCGAGCGAGCGGCCGCCGAGCACGATCCAGGTCGCGAGCGCCGTGACCGCGATCGACAGCACCGGGCGACGGCGGGTCGCGTGGTCGGCGACGTACCCCACCGCTCCGACGGAACCCACCAGCACCGAGGTGAACACCACCCCGGCGGCACGGTTGTCGGCATAGAGCCGGCCCTCGGCGACGCGCGCCAGCTTCCCGAAGCCGCTCACCGGATGCCACCGTTGCGGATCGCCGAAGACCTGGTCGGCGGCGTAACCGAGCGCCAGTCCGAGTGCCCTCTGCTTCACAGAATCGTTCTCCACGCCTCGACGAGCGCCGCCGTGGTAGCGGCATCGCGCACCGCGATACGCACCCACCCGTCACCGAGACCGGGAAAGGTGTCACCGCGACGCAGCGCGAAACCTTTCTCCCGCAGCTTCTCCCGAGTCCCCTCGGGTACCTCCGCCAACACGAACGGGGCCGTAGCGGCCGGGACCACGTGGATCCCGAGACCGGAGAGCTCGTCGACGAGAACCGCCCTGTCGGCGGCGAGCTCCCGGGCGATCACGGCGGTCTCGCGTGCCGCCTCGTCGGAAGCGCACGAGATCATCGCGGCCGCGGCGGGAGTCGACACCGACCAGGGTGGTTGTTGCGCAGCGAGATCCGCGAGCACCTCGCGGTCGCCGACGACGTACCCGGCGCGCAGGCCCGGGATCGCCCATGTCTTGGTGAGCGACCGCAACACCACGAGCCCCGGAACGGACCGGCCCGTCAGCGATTCCGACTCACCGGCAACGGCGTCCATGAACGCCTCGTCGACGACGACGACCCGCCCGGGCCGCACCAGTGTCAGGAGCATTCCGGACGGATGCAGCACCGAGGTGGGATTGGTGGGGTTACCCACCACCACCAGGTCTGCGTCCTCGGGCACTGCATCCGGATCGAGAACGAATCCGTCACCGCGGCGCAGCACGACCCGTGTGACGCGGTGCCCGGCCGCCAGCAGCGCCGCTTCCGGCTCGGTGAACTGCGGGTGCACCACCACCGGTTTCCGCCATGCTCGCGCCCTGGCGATCAGCGTGAACGCCTCGGCGCCTCCGGCCGTCGGGAGAACCTCGTCGACGCTGCGGCCGTGGCGGACGGAGAGAGCGGCGCGGGCGTCGCTCGGGTCGGGATAACGATCGAGACGGTCGAGCGAGGAACGCAGGGCGTCGTCGAGCCAGGCCGGTCGCGGTCGGCGCGAGACGTTGACGGCCAGGTCGACCAGGCCTTCGGTTGCGTCGCGGTCGCCGTGGTGGTGCAGATCGGGTTCGTGCGCTCGCCGCCGTGCCGGTGACGAGGTGGGTTCGGGCGCGGGGCGGGCCGTGCGCGCGGCCTCCGCGAAACGTCGTGCGAGTTCGGGATGGCCGGCCCAGTGCGTGTGCAGATACGACGCGTGCACGGTCGCGGTCGCGACACCGTCCGGACGGCCGTCGAGCAGCCACGCCGGAGGCGAGCCGGAATCGATCACGGTGCGGTGGAATTCGTGACCGGTGACGCGGCTGCCGGCAGGAGCGAGAAGAGTGTCCTGCGGGGCGATCGCCGTGCGGTAACCGAGTGTCAGGCGCGGTGTCATCCGCGCCGACGTGTCGAGTGCGCCCACCATCTCGTGCCCGTCGACGTCGCGTCCCAGGTAGAGCAGACCGGCACATTCGGCGACGGTCGGAACCCCCGCTGCGATCACGTCGCGCAGGTGTGCGCGCAGAGGCGCGTTCGCGGCGAGGTCGGCGGCATGCACCTCGGGGAAGCCGCCACCGAGGTAGATGCCTGCGGTGCCGGTGGGAAGCCGTTCGTCACGGAGCGGGTCGAACGCCACGGGCCGGCATCCGTGGGCTCGCAGCAGTTCCTCGGTCTCGGTGTACCGGAAGGTGAAGGCCCGGCCGCCGGCGACGGCGATCACCGGTCCGTCCCCCGCGGAGGATCCCGGCTCCCACGCCGTGGCCGAAAGATCCGGTGCCGCCGAGGCGATACCGACGATCTCATCGAGGACGATGCGCTCGGCGATCTGCGCCGCGAGCCGATCGACCTGTGCTGTCGCCTCGTCGCGCTCCTCGGCCGGCACGAGTCCGAGATGCCGTGAGGGGACTGTGATGCCGTCGTCGCGGCCGAGGACTCCGAGGACCGGGATGCCGGTCGGTTCGAGAGCGCGGATCACCTCGTCCGAATGTCGCCGGGATCCGGCCTTGTTCAGGATCACCCCGGCGATCCGTGTGCCGCGGTCGTAGGACGCCATGCCGTGCACGATCGCCGCGACCGATCGGGAGGCGTGCGAGACGTCGACGACGAGGATCACCGGCGCGGACAGCAGGGCCGCGGTGTGGGCGGTGGACGCGTACCCGTCGGTGCCGATCATCCCGTCGTACAACCCCATGACGCCTTCGATCACGGCGATGTCCGCACCGGCGGCGCCGTGCAGGAAGAGGGGAGCGACGAGATCCTCGCCGACGAGGTGCGGGTCGAGGTTGCGGCCGGGTCGCCCGGTGGCGAGCGAGTGGTACCCGGGATCGATGTAGTCGGGGCCGATCTTGTGTCCCGACACGACGTGTCCTGCGCGTCGCAGAGCGGCCATGAGACCGGTGGCGACAGTCGTCTTGCCGTGTCCGGACGCGGGTGCAGCGACGACCACACGTGGAACTCTCACCACTCGATCCCTCGCTGGCCCTTCTGCCCCGCATCCATCGGATGCTTGACCTTCGTCATCTCCGTCACGAGGTCGGCGACCTCGACGAGTTTCGGGTGGGCCCGGCGGCCCGTGATCATCACGTGCTGGCGCCCCGGTCGCGATGTCAGGGTCTCGACGACCTCGTCGATGTCGATCCAACCCCATCCGATGGGATAGGTGAACTCGTCCAGCACGTACAACCCGTGCTGTTCCGCGGCGAGACGTCGCTGGATCTCGCGCCACCCGGCGAGCGCATCGGCGGCATGATCCTCCTCGGTGCCCTCCTTACGCGACCACGACCAGCCCGACCCCATCTTGTGCCACTCGATGGGACCGCCGGTACCCCGCTCGTCGTGCAGGTCGGCGAGAGTCTCGAAGGCCGCCTGTTCACCGAGACGCCACTTGGCGGACTTGACGAACTGGAAGACGGCGACCGACCATCCTTGATTCCATCCACGCAGAGCGAGACCGAAAGCTGCTGTCGACTTTCCTTTTCCGTCACCGGTGTTGACCATCAGCAGGGGCCGGTTGCGACGCTGGCGGGTGGTGAGACCGTCGTCGGGCACGACGGTGGGTTGTCCCTGGGGCATCAGGCGGCCCTTTCCCTGACGATTCCGGCGAGTGCGTCGGCGTCCACCTCACCGACGGGTACGTACTCGGCGCCGAGATGTTCGGCCAGGCGCAGTGCGAGCCCCATTCGGAATCGGCCGGTCTCGGAGTCCACGACGACCGACGAGAGTCCCTGAGCGGCAATCACGTCCGCAGCCTCGAGTGAACGCCGGACGGCATCGGGACCGGCGGTGGCGCGACCGTCGGTGACGACGACGAGCAGGGTGCGGCGATGCGGATCCCGCAGCGACCGGCGCCGCGCGGTCTCGGCCGCCGCGATCAGACCCTCGGCCAGCGGTGTGCGTCCACCGGCGGGGAGTTCCTGCAGACGCGCGGCGGCCACGTCCACCGAATTCGTCGGCGGGAGCGCAACCGTTGCCCCGGTGCCGCCGAAGGTCACGAGACCGACGGTGTCGCGGCGACGGTAGGCGTCGAGCAGCAACGACAGGACTGCGGTCTTGACCTGGACCATCCGATTGCGTGCCGCCATCGATCCGGAGGCGTCGACGCACAGCAGCACCAGATTGGCCTCGCGGCCCTCGACGATCTTGCGGCGCACCTGCCGGTCGTCCTCGCCGGCGAACGCCGTGGCGCGAATCGTCGCAGGCAGATGGACGGGACCGGAATCGCCGCGACGGCTGCCCACGGTGCGGCCGATCGTGGTGACCGCCCGCGACCGGCGACCGGCCGCGCCGCGTCCGACCCGGTCGACGGAGAACACCCTGGTGCGATACGGATCCGATGCCGACGACAGCGTGGAGGACGACCGGCCGGCCGAGTCGGAGGGCACATCGCCCGCAGTCTCCTCCGGTGCGCTCCCGCCGCCGGGATCGTCGGGGCCGGGATCGGGATCGGGATCCGGGTCGGTGTCGTCCCCACCCAGCAATTCGTCGAGTAGATCGTCGCTGCTCGTGGGTGCATCGAAGGGATTGCGCCGCCGCCGATGCGGCAGTGCCAGTCGCGCCGCTGCCGCGATGTCCTCGCGTGTCACTTCGGTGCGCCCGTGCCACGCCGCGTGTGCGATCGCGGTGCGAGCAGTGACGAGGTCTGCGCGCATGCCGTCCACGTCGAAGGCCGCACACACCTCGGCGATCGAGACCAGTGCGTCGTCGCTCAGCACGACCTGCGGGACGAGTTCGCGCGCGGCGACGATGCCCCGCGACCATTCGGCGTCCCGATCCGCCCACCGGGCGGCGAACCCGGCGGGATCGGCGTCGAAGGCCATCCGTCGCCGCACGATCTCGGCACGCACCTGCGGGTCGCGGGGCGCGGCCACGTCGACGGCGAGTCCGAAGCGGTCGAGGAGTTGCGGCCGCAGTTCGCCTTCTTCGGGATTCATCGTTCCGACCAGCACGAACCGGGAAGCGTGTTCGACGGACACACCGTCACGTTCGACGGTGGAACGGCCCATCGCGGCGGCGTCGAGCAGCAGGTCCACGAGGTGGTCGTGCAGGAGGTTGACCTCGTCGACGTACAACACGCCCCGATTGGCGAGGGCCAGGAGACCGGGTTCGTATTCGGCCCTGCGTTCGGACAATGCCTTGCCGAGATGCAGCGACCCGGTGACGCGATCCTCCGCCGCACCGACGGGTAGTTCCACGAGCCGCACCGGCCGGATATGCGCGGCCGCACCGGCAGGATGAGGTCCGTCCGGACAGGACGGATCGGGTGCGGTCGGATCGCACGAGAATCGGCACCCCTCCACGACGGTGACCTGCGGCAACAGTGCGGCGTGGGCACGCACCGTCGTCGATTTCGCGGTGCCCTTCTCGCCGCGTACCAGCACACCGCCTATCGACGGCGACACCGCACACAGGGTCAGGGCCAGCGCGAGGTCGTCGGAACCGACCACCGCACCGAACGGATACACGTGCACTCCAACCTCCACAGGCTCCCGCTGGGATGTTCTCCGGGGCAAGCTGTTCGAAGGCCGGTATTCGGACTTCCCGGTCGGACGCCGTGCGATCACCTTCCCGGACCGTGTGGTCCAGTGGCTGCGCGTATGCGCATGATCGACGACTCCCGGGTCACCGCAGCGGGCCTGTGCCGGATTCTCACCGGCTTCCCGATTATCCCCGTGAGGGGCACCTTCGATTGCCTTGCTGCGGCCGAGTCTAACCCCAACCCGTGGGCTAGGGTTCACCGCCATGGGTTCACGCATCACCGTCGTCGGTATCGGGGCGGACGGGTGGCCGGGTGTGCCGTCGGGCGTCCGGGAACGAATACTCGCCGCCGACGTTCTGCTCGGCGGCCGGCGGCACCTCGACCTGGTGCCCGCCGGCCGTGCGATGCGCGAGGAGTGGCCGTCGCCGTTGCTGCCGGGCCTCGACGATCTCCTCGAGAGGCACGCAGGGAGGGATGTCGTCGCCCTCGCGTCGGGCGATCCGCTGGTCTCCGGGATCGGTACCACCCTGATCCGCCGACTGGGCCGCGACGCCGTCCGGGTGATCCCCGCAGTGTCCTCGGTGGCGCTCGCCCGCACCCGCATGGGCTGGTCCTCGGAGGAATGCGAGACGGTCACCGTGGTGGGACGCGAGATCGACTCACT harbors:
- a CDS encoding LuxR family transcriptional regulator gives rise to the protein MTDPLPGGVIVYVGPPAADSAAERYWGRSCDSVRRCTGLEPPRRASRAFDALRAIVSAVHAPFTLVLDGVRLDDDVVEGIETLLADNPGLRIVASTRTTGSAVAGIRSDRRILTSDDLAFTVDETAAYLREAGVPQDPWLVERIVHRTEGLPAVIGVLPAVLSSAPAHGAMEQKHLDRLVDAATDSVTARTIKDEPLLAQLLRSVLMSAMTESLTCASVAESVVDAPTFVATLESLGLVEPVAGSGGSARVYPGAVRRSLLRRAVADPSGESNRTYLVVRGHETDDHESDGDRMLGQIVTLRKEGRFTEAASICDELASKSMSSSVETPGAPAVSDAAFCFQAGLTYFFAVRPHEAMGMLRRARAAGTGTPVGDDAAAVLGLLHALRGEGPEARGAVSTDRSQRRDRSGSARLPYTAERVAAALLALDRLEPDVALDILVDVDASTAPGELWAFVLYAQGSLALLTRTPADGLRRIKAEIRKHPELHAGYNAVLVNAIRADLELALGDFDRAQNLIADSMYLFTAPVHARMRLLTGDPAGAEALVHHYGTDSNCTPRQAMELAVLGAAAACALGRDAEARPHLDRAIALSQQTGLLRPFTMISPLTARHLGALGVDLPIAVEATADTATYPKSKPVVRLTPRERVVLEGLIAGRSARTIAKAEFVSVNTVKTQLRSLYRKLGVNSGKEAVIAARHLVLD
- a CDS encoding cobalamin biosynthesis protein; the encoded protein is MKQRALGLALGYAADQVFGDPQRWHPVSGFGKLARVAEGRLYADNRAAGVVFTSVLVGSVGAVGYVADHATRRRPVLSIAVTALATWIVLGGRSLGHEARTIDAQLREGDLVAARRQVTHLVGRDPSQLDENGIARATIESVAENTSDAVVAPLWWGALLGPAGLLGYRAANTLDARVGHRTPRLERFGWASARFDDLLNLAPARLTALLAVVLGDNARGAIGAWRRDAHKHPSPNAGPVEASFAGALGIRLGGTNIYHGVVEDRGTLGDGTAPSPGDIGRTARLASKVGIGAVVTAVAVALVSRR
- a CDS encoding cobyrinate a,c-diamide synthase; the encoded protein is MRVPRVVVAAPASGHGKTTVATGLMAALRRAGHVVSGHKIGPDYIDPGYHSLATGRPGRNLDPHLVGEDLVAPLFLHGAAGADIAVIEGVMGLYDGMIGTDGYASTAHTAALLSAPVILVVDVSHASRSVAAIVHGMASYDRGTRIAGVILNKAGSRRHSDEVIRALEPTGIPVLGVLGRDDGITVPSRHLGLVPAEERDEATAQVDRLAAQIAERIVLDEIVGIASAAPDLSATAWEPGSSAGDGPVIAVAGGRAFTFRYTETEELLRAHGCRPVAFDPLRDERLPTGTAGIYLGGGFPEVHAADLAANAPLRAHLRDVIAAGVPTVAECAGLLYLGRDVDGHEMVGALDTSARMTPRLTLGYRTAIAPQDTLLAPAGSRVTGHEFHRTVIDSGSPPAWLLDGRPDGVATATVHASYLHTHWAGHPELARRFAEAARTARPAPEPTSSPARRRAHEPDLHHHGDRDATEGLVDLAVNVSRRPRPAWLDDALRSSLDRLDRYPDPSDARAALSVRHGRSVDEVLPTAGGAEAFTLIARARAWRKPVVVHPQFTEPEAALLAAGHRVTRVVLRRGDGFVLDPDAVPEDADLVVVGNPTNPTSVLHPSGMLLTLVRPGRVVVVDEAFMDAVAGESESLTGRSVPGLVVLRSLTKTWAIPGLRAGYVVGDREVLADLAAQQPPWSVSTPAAAAMISCASDEAARETAVIARELAADRAVLVDELSGLGIHVVPAATAPFVLAEVPEGTREKLREKGFALRRGDTFPGLGDGWVRIAVRDAATTAALVEAWRTIL
- the cobO gene encoding cob(I)yrinic acid a,c-diamide adenosyltransferase; amino-acid sequence: MPQGQPTVVPDDGLTTRQRRNRPLLMVNTGDGKGKSTAAFGLALRGWNQGWSVAVFQFVKSAKWRLGEQAAFETLADLHDERGTGGPIEWHKMGSGWSWSRKEGTEEDHAADALAGWREIQRRLAAEQHGLYVLDEFTYPIGWGWIDIDEVVETLTSRPGRQHVMITGRRAHPKLVEVADLVTEMTKVKHPMDAGQKGQRGIEW
- a CDS encoding VWA domain-containing protein, producing MHVYPFGAVVGSDDLALALTLCAVSPSIGGVLVRGEKGTAKSTTVRAHAALLPQVTVVEGCRFSCDPTAPDPSCPDGPHPAGAAAHIRPVRLVELPVGAAEDRVTGSLHLGKALSERRAEYEPGLLALANRGVLYVDEVNLLHDHLVDLLLDAAAMGRSTVERDGVSVEHASRFVLVGTMNPEEGELRPQLLDRFGLAVDVAAPRDPQVRAEIVRRRMAFDADPAGFAARWADRDAEWSRGIVAARELVPQVVLSDDALVSIAEVCAAFDVDGMRADLVTARTAIAHAAWHGRTEVTREDIAAAARLALPHRRRRNPFDAPTSSDDLLDELLGGDDTDPDPDPDPGPDDPGGGSAPEETAGDVPSDSAGRSSSTLSSASDPYRTRVFSVDRVGRGAAGRRSRAVTTIGRTVGSRRGDSGPVHLPATIRATAFAGEDDRQVRRKIVEGREANLVLLCVDASGSMAARNRMVQVKTAVLSLLLDAYRRRDTVGLVTFGGTGATVALPPTNSVDVAAARLQELPAGGRTPLAEGLIAAAETARRRSLRDPHRRTLLVVVTDGRATAGPDAVRRSLEAADVIAAQGLSSVVVDSETGRFRMGLALRLAEHLGAEYVPVGEVDADALAGIVRERAA